The proteins below come from a single Eucalyptus grandis isolate ANBG69807.140 chromosome 3, ASM1654582v1, whole genome shotgun sequence genomic window:
- the LOC104437326 gene encoding LOW QUALITY PROTEIN: transcription factor bHLH35 (The sequence of the model RefSeq protein was modified relative to this genomic sequence to represent the inferred CDS: inserted 2 bases in 1 codon), protein MDNNVEEYQNYWETTMFYQNEELDSWVDEAISGYYDSSSPDGAASTAASKNIVSERNRRKKLNERLFALRAVVPNISKMDKASIIKDAIDYIQELHDQEKXIQAEILELESGKLKKGSGGYDFDQDLPAYLRSKKKRTDAFYDSGGSRISPIEVLELRITYMGEKTLVVSLTCSKRTDTMVKLCEVFESLKLKIITANITSFSGRLLKTVFIEADENEKENLKTKIETAIAALNDPQSPMSI, encoded by the exons ATGGACAACAATGTTGAGGAATACCAGAACTATTGGGAGACGACCATGTTCTACCAAAATGAAGAGCTCGACAG TTGGGTGGACGAGGCGATATCCGGGTACTACGACTCGAGCTCCCCTGACGGGGCGGCGTCGACCGCTGCTTCCAAGAACATCGTGTCGGAGAGGAACCGAAGGAAGAAGCTCAACGAGAGGCTATTCGCATTGAGGGCGGTGGTGCCCAACATTAGCAAG ATGGATAAGGCATCCATCATCAAGGATGCGATTGACTACATCCAAGAGTTGCACGATCAAGAGAA GATCCAAGCTGAAATTTTGGAGCTCGAATCCGGCAAATTGAAGAAGGGCTCCGGCGGCTACGACTTCGATCAAGATCTTCCTGCCTACTTGagatcaaagaagaagagaaccgACGCGTTCTACGACTCCGGGGGCTCCCGAATCTCCCCCATCGAAGTGCTTGAA CTGAGGATCACATACATGGGAGAGAAGACACTGGTGGTGAGCTTGACGTGCAGCAAAAGGACGGACACGATGGTGAAGCTGTGCGAAGTGTTCGAGTCTTTGAAGCTCAAGATCATCACCGCCAACATCACTTCCTTCTCAGGCCGGCTTTTGAAGACGGTCTTCATTGAG GCGGATGAGAATGAGAAAGAGAATCTGAAGACGAAGATCGAGACGGCCATCGCAGCGCTTAACGACCCACAGAGCCCTATGAGCATTTGA